AGATAACACCAAAGTGTAAAAGACTTAGTTTATGTAAAAGTATCTACCTTAGGGGAATTAACGACTCGACGACGGTCTAATAGAGACAAGGAATATAAACCCCTTAAactatataattaattaatactATAACCGACCTTGATTGACATTTCCCTACTGATTCAAAGCGATATGGTCGAGTGCGCTAGGGTCTCAATAAAAGACCTACACAATATTATGCATTAAAATATGTAGTTCCTCCTCTAACAATCGAGCCCTTGATACCCCATAGTCAGAGCTAGTTAACGAAGCATCAAAGAGGTATGTTGATCCTAAACACCCTCTTTTTCTATCATTGATTACTATCCTTTTATTTTCCTCTTTATTATTCTTTTGATCCATTTTTAAAACTTTAGCTTTTGGAATTGACTAGACGTTAACAATGATTCGGTACTAAAACTCCTatatccttggacgacctcggtatcttaccatcactatattaAGCTAACGATGTGCGCACTTGCCCAACGTGAGTTGTAGTGTGATAGtattatatcttatttttataaatattaaacttgaaaaaataaattttctattTAAACTAATTAATTAAATGTTCTTTTAAAATCTTATAgttatttattaaaaacttaaCATTGTTATTTCTCTAATTAAACCTAGGTTTAATTAACGTTAACTTAATATTAAATCATAAAGTTCAGGTATTTCCAAATAAAGACAAGAATCTCTAGTTCGATCTCATTTTTCCTTTTTAATACAACAATTATTAATTTAGTATCAATCAAATCGTTAAGATGATTCTTGGGTGGTTATTTTCAATGCTATTATTCCAAGACTTGTGCTTATTCAAATTGCTAGCTAAGGTGAGTATTCATAGCCCCTTTTTTCCTTTTATTCGCTTTGAGGTGTATCATGTATACGTATCAATCATAAATCGTTTTATACAAATATGCGAATTCATTCATGTCTGTTTGTTAATTGTGCTATATGTTAAACATCATTGGTTGTCCGTTATTCTAGCATTGATTCATGCTTTAATCATTATAATAACGCCAAGCGTAAGGAAGTAGATAATAGTGCTATTGGTTTGACCGCCCGCCCAAATTGGTATTTGGGTATCGAtgtaacacccctaaaatatTAAACTATATATGTGTGTGCACATGTATAATTATTAATATCAAAACTAAAATAGTGAAAATACAAAATTATGaatattaacctagttaaatatgaGATACAAAATATGGGGAATCAAGTGTTTCTAATCAAAGTATCTATTCTAAAAACTAGAGGGGCTAATTGGTTAATTATTGAAAGTTGTTTTAAAACACTGGGTAATATCAAAACACACACTCTGTGTGTTATTGAATTTGACCAAAACACCCAGGAGCCAATATCCTTGTTCTTGAAACCCTAGTTCACCAAATTCTACTCAAAATCAAAGAAGGAATCAAGTAGGAAATCGTTTTCAAACTAAATTCGTGATCATTACACTTAGTGGATCACAAGGTATGCTTAATTTTAATCTTTGGTGATGTCTAGCTTGATTATTCTTGAAATTTCATAAATAAAATTATTGAAGAATTGATGTATGTTATAGCTAAATTAAGGTGAATACTTGTCTAGGAACAAGCCCTAGATAGGAATTTGATGATTTAGAATCATAATTACTTGAATTGATGAATTATCATATGTGTAGTATATGGGTTTTGAATAAAAAGGATGAATCCTTTGATGATGGTGGTAAATTGATGTTGTTTAAGGGGTTAGTGTATAATTTTAGATGTTCTTGTTGGACATGAGACATCAAATCTTGAATATGATGAATATATATGGTTAAAAATATTCATCATGAACTTGTTAGTGTTAGAATAACAATTTCGCACataagatgtttgataaaatgcttGAATGAACTTAAAATAAGTGAGAATTATGAAATAATCACCTATTTGACTAGTTGAAAACACTAGAAGTTTACTATAGAAATATGGATACTAAGCGATAAGTCCGAATTGGATTTTTAGGCAGTTTGGGAGGATCGTCTAGTAACCAAGACGGAGCGGATAGTCGGTAAAAGGGAAAGCTTTAAAGGTACGCGGCTCTACGCTTCGTAAAATTTAGCTAGTATCTTATGTTTAGTTACTTGAATGATAATTGAATCGTTATGAAGTTTGGTTAATACTAAAACGGAGAATTCCGTATCTATTAACCGATCGACATAACAAGAGTATAGCTATAAGTAAAAACGTAGAAGTGGTGGATTCCACTATGAtgtttaaacgggtcaaaaagaCTCTAATTATAGATGTTTGGTTTGATAAAAGCGATGGTTTTCGCTAACaaactaaacgggtcaaaataaccAAAGTAGTAAAACTTTGGTGATATAAAGCGATGGATGTCGCTACGAAAGCTAAACGTGTCAATATGATGTCTTGATGTAAATCAGGAAGGTTACATGATTAAAGACGTCGAAACGATGCCGGATTTTGAAATAATGTATATATTAGTCGTTAGCCGAGAAATGATAACTACGAATATAAGTCATAAACTTAGTTGTGGGTATGACTTAAATATGCATGAATTCCAAATATAGGATTGGTGTTAAATTGTTTAATTGGTCAATagttaaacgggtcgaataaaggACAAACACATAAATAACGATGTGTAAACCGTATGGGTAACATCCCAGAATTTTTAGAAATGATCATATAGATCAAGCCTATACAAAAACTGAAAGTAATAAGACAAGTTGTAGTATAGAgatctaaacgggtcaaaataaattgAATTTATTATAAGCCGATAGCTTAAATTTAAGAATTTTGTGAATCATGGTATGGGATTATGATTCTATGTTATAGAGGGTCAAATTacgatcatgtaggaagaaacgggaccTAATTCGGGTCAATAACGGACAAGTTATGTCCAATTTCGTAAAAATCATTCTAGCTGAAAATATGCAGGTCTACAATCTGAACTCGCTGTAAAAATAAgggtgtcgcgctacgcgacagtgATCTAATAAcccgtcgcgtcacgcgagggtGGTCGCGGCCCGCAACGGTTTCGGCATGTAtgtgtcgcgccccgcgagggaTTAAAAAGTCTGCAATAGTGTTGCTGTTGTGTGTTTTAACTTCCTGGACTCATTTAATCGAGTCTTAATCATCATAAACTAACCATTTTTGGTGTTTTTGATTATAGGTGACCATAATTACTAGACGGATGACGATCAAGCAAGAAAATGAACCGAGTACACACTTAATCAAAGCTTCCGCGACTAAACCAAGACTTTTGGCACGGCCACTTTAGAGTTGTGTTATCATACTTTTGTACATATGGTTTGTATCGTTTGAAAACTAAgtaggttgtgttttaaaaatatgttttgaaacGTTAGTGAACGTATTTTGAAGGTGTTGAAACTTATATAAATAAGGGTGTCGCACTACGCGACAGTGATCTAATAACCCGTCGCGTCATGCGAGGgtggtcgcggcccgcgacggctTCGGCATGTAtgtgtcgcgccccgcgagggaTTAAAAAGTCTGCAATAGTGTTGCTGTTGTGTGTTTTAACTTCCCGGACTCATTTAATCGAGTCTTAATCATCATAAACTAACCATTTTTGGTGTTTTTGATTATAGGTGACCATAATTACTAGACGGATGACGATTAAGCAAGAAAATGAACCGAGTACACACTTAATCAAAGCTTCCGCGACTAAACCAAGACTTTTGTCACGACCACTTTAGAGTTCTGTTATCATACTTTTGTACATATGGTTTGTATCGTTTGACAACTAAGTAAGTTGTgttttaaaaatatgttttgaaacGTTAGTGAACGTATTTTGAAGGTGTTGAAACTTATATAAATGTTGTTAATTCGATGTTTTTATAAGAAAGGAGTATAAATGCAATATGTATTGTATAAATTATAAAGTGATTGTAAGGGTCTTACAATCGAAAACGATTTTATTCTAGCATTGTGATTCGTGCCATGTCGGTTTGATCAAATGCAAATTCGTTTAATTCATATATGCTAAAATTATATCATGGACTTATCATTCGCTACGTTATTCATATTATATGTATCAAAACCATGTCTACTCTTTAACTTGTTAGTTGACTCTTCATTTTATACACCATACAGGTGAAGCAGTTTAAGATGATTTCAAGCTTGATGAAACACTTAGGATACCTGAGACTTAGTTTCAAATAATAAAACTCTATCTTATGTTTTGATGTATTATGTTAAGACAATTTGATGTTCTTTGTATTTGAATCTTTAATATGGTATGATTAAATAAATATCACTTTTAATAATATCATGTGTTATGAACAATCTATATGCTTTGGCATATTCCGCCGACGTTTGAGGTGTTATAGTGGTGATCGATGATTCAGCGGCGAGGATGACGTAGGTGTTGTCGAGATTCACGAGGAATGAGTTATGTTTTGATTCCAAATCCACCATTGGAGTTGAATTTCAGACCAGGACTTTGACTATTAAGTCTACAATTGCCCAGATCTGAGGTCTCTATGTACCAATCTTATGGAGGTTTGTAGATGAAGGGGAAAAAATGAAGGAAAGAGGGTGACATGGGTGGGAGGTGGGTAGAAGCAGGTGATGAGCTAGATGGGGTGGAGAAGAGGGAGAGGGTGGAGTGTTTTATTTTAAGGTTTACATATATTTAGGTTCTTCTTCTCCTCTATTATTGCTATACAATTCAAAGCCTTGTTCAATTATGTTCGTTATGATTTGTTATGTTCTTTTATGTTCAattatgtgtgtttgtgtgcgtttatgttcatgaaccgttcattTATACTTTtagcgaacgaacatgaacatgttcattttcttaacgaacgaacacaaacaagaaaatctgttcatttaaatgtTCATGTTCGAACGTTTGTTCAGTTAaagttaatgaacgaacatgaacatgccttgttcgtgttcgttcagttcATTTACAAGCCTAGCTCCGTATTGTAGCAAGAGAAGGTTATGACAAGATTTGGAATTGAGGGTTGTGAATCTTGAAGATGATTATCTGCTAAGATGGATGTAAGATTACAAAAATACCCCTATCTCTAACGGTCAAAGTACCATTGACTTGACAGAGGGTCCAACATTGATGCAATCAGGAAACGAccggggggaggggggggggagggggttaagtcaataaaattttgaaaatagggGGTAATGGTGTCAATGCCCCCAAACCACATgaggtaaaattgcagtttactcttttgtTTTTCATGGATTTCTCGACGTTCCTACCCGCGCCGTGACGAAATAAACCGATGATGCAATAAAATAAAACTGACCAAATACCCGTCGCAACACATGTGAAATCCAACTAGTTTGTTACAATATGTATTTCCATAAATAAAAGTCATATCTATTCAAATGCTAAATTATTTTCGTCTAATAGTTATTATTACTTTGTATTTGACTAATATATATGTATAGTTGTTAACAAATATGGATTCCTTCATACAAAGTTATATATCGTGTATGGATATTTTCATTTTTTACGGTCACACCATTTTTGCCCTCTCCTATACCGTTTGACCATCCCCTCTACACAATTCACTCATTTCATGCCAATCCTACATTCCCACCTCACCTCAACTCCACGGGATCTAGGGGGATGCATATAACGGTTCGGATTTTGGTCTTAGAAATACACACTTGGTTCGATTTGATCCTAACCCACTAAAAACCAAGGAAAAACGTAATTACACCCGCTTAACATTGACATATGCTAGTGGTTAACACCACATAAAGTTTGTTGGTTTTGATTTAGTCTAAAAATGTTTCACTTCAAACTACCGTACATGTTTAGCTAGATGGGTCGGGTTTTTGAGTCAACCTATTGGTTTGTGGATTAACATACATAAcccatttatttttattatttttttagaatGTAGTTTATGTCAAGTATAGATTAGCTAGGTATTTTAGGTCGAAAATGCATATGTGGTCATCATTCACCTCCCACTCGCACCCCATCATTCACCTCTCCACCGCCTCACGCCACCACCCTCATGCCCTGATCTGTGGTGGTGTTTTGCACCCCAGTTACCTATGCGACCTCCCCCTCGCGTCCCACATTTTTACCACAACACATATCTTTATATTAATACTTATACACCagatattatatcaaaatattaaaaaataacaaATAGGTTTACCACTCATACAACAAACTATATATTTTCATGAAAACTCTCAAACTTCCATTAAACTTGCAACAATTACTTTGGTTACAAAAGTAAACCaccaataaattaaaaaaaatgtcaaAACTTTCCATAAATGTTGCAATATTCAGATTTTATTTCACCATCTCTTTAAAAATGCACCCCACAAAGCCTCCACTCCTCTGCACAACACAAAACACTATACAATTATTTCACATTTTCAATTCAATTGACTTGTCATGTTTCTTCCTACTGCCTTCAACTAGTTTCAACTCTTCAGAAAACCCTAACTTTTTCCATTAATTGATGCTTTTTAGTTATGTTAATAATCAGACCGACCTAGGGTTTAAGAAATGAGTTGGAGAAACGCGTTTAAAGAGGTTACCAACTCCAAGCCATTGTTCTTGACTGTGTACGGTGCTGTCTTGATTGGGATTGTCTTCTCTGCTGTTTACGTTTTCTCTGCGGTTTATTCGCCAGATTCGGCACTCTCTTGGAGCTTATCTCAACGtattctttattattattattattgtttatgtGTGTTTTGATTCAAGTATTTGCATGTGTGATTCAGTTGGTATTTTTGTAAAGTTGACTAGATCATGATTATTATGTTTAATTAGGCATTTTGCTAAATTAGGTTAGAGTTTGCACCAAGCTTACAGGTTGATTGTTATATATGTTGTTAGATCAATCAATCAATCGAATCAAATCGAATCGCATAGCTGATTTGCTACATGTAGAAATCAAACAGAAATTGTTTTACTTAGTGAAGCAAAAGTTTGGTTCTTAATGTTTGTTTAAAATGTTAAATGAGTTTTCTTGTTTTATGTGTTGTTACGCTAGATGCGGCACCTTCTTCTCCGAATCAAACGCTTGCTTCTCCATCACTAAGATTGGGTGGTGGTGTAATGGCGCCTACTTCTCAACCCGAAATAGGGAAACCGAAGCCTATATGGAAAATACCACCACCAGGTTCGAAGATGCCTCCGTTGGAGACCTTTCGGTTAACAAAAGAACTGGTTCAAGAACGGGTCAAAGATAATGTTATAGTAGCTACCTTTGGTAACTATGCCTTCATGGATTTTATCCTCACATGGGTTAAGCACTTAACAGATTTAGGCGTTGAGAATCTTCTTGTCGGTGAGTTGACTATTCAAAAAATTCATTTCGTTAAGAGTTTAAGAAGAAGCTGATAAGTTTTTTTAGGTGCGATGGATACAAAACTATTGGAGGCTTTGTATTGGAAGGGTATACCGGTTTTTGATATGGGAAGTCATATGAGTACGATAGATGTTGGATGGGGGTCACAAGCGTTTCATAAAATGGGACGGGAAAAAGTCATTCTCATTGATTCAATGCTACCGTTTGGTTATGAATTACTCATGTGTGATACCGATATGGTTTGGTTAAAGGTAACTAACTTCTGTGCACATGTAGATTTAACATAAAAGGTTTTACTTGCAATTTGCCCTCTTCATGAAGTATAGAGTTAACTATCAttgtggtttgtccaattatgctAGTCCAGGCCAAATTTCAAACTTGTACCATTTCCGTCCCTGACATTCTTAAAACATGCCAGTTCCGTCCAAAACTTAACGTCTGTTAAAACCTGCCGTTTAATGAAGGGTAAAAACGTCATTTCTtaattttctttctttcttaaacCCTATTAACAGGGTTTAAAAAAGGGGGAATAAAAAAACGAAAATGACGGTTTTACCCTTCATTAAACAGTAGGTTTTAACAGACGTTAAGTTTTTGGACGGAACTtgcatgtttcaagaatgtcagggacggaaatggtacaaatttgaaatttggtatGGACTGGCATAATTGGACAAACCTCAAGGACGCAAAAGGCAGTTAACTCTTAAGTATAATTGTTTTCGTTCCTTCTTGTTTTTAATATGATTTTTTAAATCTGttgcttgaacagaatccacTTCCATATCTTGCACGTTATCCTGAAGCGGATGTATTAACATCAACCGATCAAGTTACACCAACAGTAACTGATGATCGGTTAGACAACTGGCAACAAGGTGAAAACCACAGTTCAAATTACGTTAAAATTAATATTCAATTCTTTTAAGCCACATCAATGGATATATTTTTTGGAGTGGACAGTTGGAGGTGCATATAATATAGGTATTTTCCACTGGCGGCCAACGGATTCTGCTAAAAAGCTGGCAAGAGAATGGAAAGAAATGCTTTTAGCTGATGACAAAATATGGGACCAGAACGGTTTCAATGATCTTGTGCATAGGCAATTGGGCCCGTCCGTTGATGATGAAAGTGGGCTTGTTTACGCTTATGATGGATCGTTAAAGCTCGGTCTTCTGCCTGCTAGTATATTTTGTAGTGGCCATACTTACTTTGTTCAGGTACAAACTGTAACTAGAGTTTGCTTTCGTTTGATTACTATTTTGTATTTTCAGTTATAATCATATGCTGCAACTTCAGGCCATGTATCAACAACTCAGATTGGAGCCGTATGCTGTACATACGACATTTCAATATGCAGGAACTGAAGGAAAACGTCACCGGTTACGCGAAGCTAAGGTTTTCTATGATCCACCAGAATATTATGATTCACCtggtatttatttttttttagattcGTGACATCTTGATACCTAACATTGGATTGGATCAGTACATTAGGTTTTAAGTATACTGCACATTTTCGCTGAAATATGGTGCCAAAGTGCAATTTACAGTTTCAACTTTCAAGATCGTTATGTCGTTATGGTTAAAAAATACAAGTACTCATGAGTTGATCCAAAAATTAACTATTTTATTTTGCAACCAACTATATATTAGGTGCAAAATAGAAGCCAACATACGATATGTTACCGATTTTAGCAACCAACCTCATGTAACTGATTTTTACCTACAAATTGCTGATGGAAGGATataaaaataactttgtttaCAAACTTGGAAAAGaagatatttatatatatattattaaatgtcAAATCAATGGCATATGTCGTATACACTAATTGGCAAATAAGATGCCACAtcaattattttgtgaaaaatcaaTAGAATGATAACCTTTTTTCAGGTTGAACAG
The Helianthus annuus cultivar XRQ/B chromosome 6, HanXRQr2.0-SUNRISE, whole genome shotgun sequence genome window above contains:
- the LOC110865033 gene encoding arabinosyltransferase XEG113; translated protein: MSWRNAFKEVTNSKPLFLTVYGAVLIGIVFSAVYVFSAVYSPDSALSWSLSQHAAPSSPNQTLASPSLRLGGGVMAPTSQPEIGKPKPIWKIPPPGSKMPPLETFRLTKELVQERVKDNVIVATFGNYAFMDFILTWVKHLTDLGVENLLVGAMDTKLLEALYWKGIPVFDMGSHMSTIDVGWGSQAFHKMGREKVILIDSMLPFGYELLMCDTDMVWLKNPLPYLARYPEADVLTSTDQVTPTVTDDRLDNWQQVGGAYNIGIFHWRPTDSAKKLAREWKEMLLADDKIWDQNGFNDLVHRQLGPSVDDESGLVYAYDGSLKLGLLPASIFCSGHTYFVQAMYQQLRLEPYAVHTTFQYAGTEGKRHRLREAKVFYDPPEYYDSPGGFLTFKPSIPKSLLLDGEHSLQTHFTLVNYQIKQIRTALAIASILNRTLVMPPLWCRLDRLWFPHPGILVGSMTRQPFICPLDHVFEVHTMLQALPIQEFGPGINIREYSFFDNPLMPAQVKDSWLDVQLCQEGSKNCQSNVTNTAAVLRFPRHSNEETLKKVFLPLKDVKVIQFSSMQDAFLGFTDKTVEEKFRKRVKRYVGIWCCVDKHEPGHIYYDMYWDEKPDWKPLPPQTPEDDHPHW